Proteins co-encoded in one Coxiella burnetii genomic window:
- the fba gene encoding class II fructose-bisphosphate aldolase (catalyzes the reversible aldol condensation of dihydroxyacetonephosphate and glyceraldehyde 3-phosphate in the Calvin cycle, glycolysis, and/or gluconeogenesis) → MALITLRQLLDHAAEHGYGVPAFNVNNLEQVRAIMEAADETKSPVIVQASAGARQYAGPQFIRALIVAATEEWPHIPICMHQDHGASPAVCQRSIQLGFTSVMMDGSLLEDQKTPSDYEYNVHTTALTTQMAHACGVSVEGELGCLGSLETSRAAEEDGSGAEGELSRDQMLTDPEQAADFVNKTKVDALAIAIGTSHGAYKFSRPPTGEVLVIDRIKAIHERLPDTHLVMHGSSSVPQEWLQIINEYSGEIPETYGVPVEEIQKGIRHGVRKVNIDTDLRLASTGAIRRYLAKNPSQFDPRKYLGEAQKAMQAICKARYEAFGTAGQAEKIKIISLENMAGRYKDGELDPRIQNIQPVSSGA, encoded by the coding sequence ATGGCTCTCATTACGTTGCGACAATTGCTGGATCATGCAGCCGAGCACGGTTACGGTGTTCCGGCGTTTAATGTTAATAACTTAGAACAAGTTCGAGCCATTATGGAAGCAGCGGATGAGACAAAAAGTCCGGTTATTGTTCAAGCCTCCGCTGGCGCGCGTCAGTATGCCGGCCCTCAGTTTATCCGGGCATTGATCGTCGCCGCTACCGAAGAATGGCCCCATATTCCCATTTGTATGCACCAAGATCACGGCGCTTCTCCCGCCGTCTGCCAGCGTTCAATCCAACTTGGCTTTACTTCAGTCATGATGGACGGTTCCTTATTGGAAGACCAAAAAACACCATCAGACTATGAATACAATGTGCATACAACGGCATTGACTACGCAAATGGCTCATGCGTGTGGAGTCTCAGTGGAAGGAGAACTGGGTTGCTTAGGTTCCTTGGAAACATCAAGGGCTGCAGAAGAAGATGGTTCCGGCGCGGAAGGCGAATTATCGCGTGACCAAATGTTGACAGATCCTGAGCAGGCCGCTGATTTTGTTAATAAAACCAAAGTTGATGCGTTGGCCATTGCCATCGGTACCAGCCATGGTGCTTATAAATTTTCTCGACCGCCGACGGGTGAAGTATTGGTGATCGACCGCATCAAAGCCATTCACGAACGTTTGCCCGATACGCATTTGGTTATGCACGGTTCGTCCTCTGTACCGCAAGAGTGGCTGCAAATAATTAATGAATATAGCGGCGAAATTCCAGAAACTTACGGGGTGCCGGTGGAGGAAATCCAAAAAGGCATTCGTCATGGGGTGAGAAAAGTGAATATTGATACCGATCTGCGGCTGGCATCGACTGGCGCGATCCGTCGTTACCTTGCGAAAAACCCTTCCCAATTCGATCCACGAAAATATTTAGGCGAAGCGCAAAAAGCGATGCAAGCGATTTGTAAAGCGCGTTATGAAGCATTCGGCACAGCGGGTCAAGCCGAAAAAATAAAAATTATTTCACTTGAAAATATGGCGGGTCGTTATAAGGATGGTGAATTAGACCCACGCATTCAAAATATTCAACCAGTATCAAGCGGGGCTTAA
- the pyk gene encoding pyruvate kinase: MSKNNNHMLRSTKIIATLGPATDDLSILEEIIHEGVDIIRLNFSHGTHEKHKQRIEMVRKAAKKQERVIGILADLQGPKIRISSFKTGKINLKKGELFILDAGLPPEEGTEKSVGIDYKNLPKDVKAEDILLLDDGRLTLKVQNVKGEQIICRVVEGGALSDHKGINRLGGGLSAEAMTEKDINDLKFAVDFDVDYVAISFPRDAQDILKAKHLVQGYKGKAGIIAKIERTEAVKNIDAIIEASDGVMVARGDLAVEIGDAQVPLVQKDIIHRARSMDKPVIIATQMMESMIHATVPTRAEVSDVANAVLDNTDAVMLSAETAVGDYPVLAVAAMARTCVVSESQPRSHISRHRVECRFKRIDEAIAMATMYAANHLDIKAIITLTESGITPLWMSRIRTAIPIYGLSRFDKSLGRMTLYRGVYPIKFDPTQYTRDEINVKAVETLQSQDLLKNGDLVVLTKGDYMGVGGGSNAMKIMVVGKVV, encoded by the coding sequence ATGAGCAAAAATAATAATCACATGTTACGCAGCACCAAAATTATTGCCACTTTAGGGCCGGCAACCGATGATCTTTCTATACTTGAGGAAATTATTCACGAGGGGGTTGACATTATTCGCTTGAATTTCTCGCACGGCACTCACGAGAAACACAAACAACGGATTGAAATGGTTCGCAAGGCGGCGAAAAAACAAGAACGGGTAATCGGAATTTTAGCGGATTTGCAAGGGCCTAAAATTCGCATATCCAGTTTTAAAACTGGCAAAATTAATTTAAAAAAAGGCGAGTTATTTATTTTGGACGCCGGGCTCCCGCCCGAAGAAGGTACAGAGAAAAGCGTTGGGATTGATTATAAAAATTTGCCGAAGGACGTAAAAGCCGAAGATATTTTATTGTTGGATGATGGGCGCCTTACCTTAAAGGTGCAAAACGTCAAGGGAGAACAAATTATTTGTCGCGTTGTTGAAGGCGGCGCGTTGTCAGATCACAAAGGCATTAATCGATTAGGCGGCGGGCTTTCAGCGGAAGCGATGACGGAAAAAGATATCAACGATTTGAAATTTGCAGTTGATTTTGATGTGGATTATGTGGCTATTTCATTTCCCCGCGATGCGCAGGATATTTTAAAAGCCAAGCATCTGGTGCAAGGTTACAAAGGAAAGGCGGGTATCATTGCTAAAATTGAACGTACTGAAGCGGTTAAAAATATCGACGCCATTATTGAAGCGAGCGACGGCGTCATGGTGGCGCGAGGCGATTTAGCGGTCGAAATTGGCGATGCACAAGTGCCTTTGGTGCAAAAAGATATTATTCATCGCGCTCGTTCCATGGATAAACCCGTCATTATCGCGACTCAAATGATGGAGTCCATGATTCACGCGACCGTGCCCACACGGGCTGAAGTGTCTGATGTGGCAAATGCCGTACTCGATAATACCGATGCCGTTATGTTGTCAGCGGAAACCGCTGTTGGCGATTATCCCGTTTTAGCCGTAGCCGCGATGGCGCGAACGTGCGTTGTTTCGGAATCTCAGCCGCGTTCGCATATTTCTCGTCATCGCGTTGAATGCCGTTTCAAACGGATTGATGAAGCCATTGCGATGGCAACTATGTATGCAGCTAATCATCTCGATATCAAAGCCATCATCACCTTAACCGAATCGGGAATCACCCCCTTGTGGATGTCGCGTATCCGTACGGCTATCCCTATTTATGGTCTCAGTCGATTCGATAAATCGCTCGGGCGAATGACACTTTATCGCGGTGTTTACCCTATTAAATTTGATCCAACTCAATACACGCGCGACGAAATTAATGTAAAAGCCGTTGAAACGTTGCAAAGTCAGGACTTATTGAAAAACGGCGATTTAGTGGTCTTAACCAAAGGCGATTACATGGGCGTGGGTGGCGGGTCTAACGCAATGAAAATTATGGTGGTGGGGAAAGTCGTTTAA
- a CDS encoding phosphoglycerate kinase yields the protein MSENKMKALPFLSMSNLNLHNKRVMIREDLNVPMKNGKITNDERIVRALPTIQKAIEQKARVMILSHLGRPEEGKFEKEFSLAPVARLLSKKLNQKVPLINDWLKGVAVEPGQAILCENVRFNKGENENNTELAKRMAELCDIFVMDAFATAHRAQASTAGVAAYAKLACAGPLLISEVEALSRALENPQKPLVAVVGGSKVSTKIHLLENLLDKVDQLIVGGGIANTFLKAQGYSIGKSLCENEWLDAAQQFWEKAAEKNVSLPLPVDVIVADELSEDAKATVKNIDAVTSNESIFDVGPNTSATYAKLMAQAGTIVWNGPIGVFEIEAFSQGTRALAQAVAKSTAYSIVGGGDTLAALDKFNLTDQMSYVSTAGGAFLEFLEGKILPAIKILTQRAKEYEQK from the coding sequence GTGAGTGAAAATAAAATGAAGGCATTACCATTTCTATCCATGTCCAATCTCAATCTTCACAACAAACGCGTGATGATTCGTGAAGACCTGAACGTGCCAATGAAAAATGGAAAAATTACGAATGATGAACGGATCGTGCGCGCATTGCCGACGATTCAAAAAGCCATAGAACAAAAAGCACGAGTGATGATTTTATCGCATTTGGGAAGACCCGAAGAAGGGAAATTCGAAAAAGAATTTTCTTTAGCCCCGGTAGCGCGATTGCTGAGTAAAAAATTAAATCAAAAAGTGCCGCTAATCAATGATTGGCTCAAAGGAGTCGCGGTTGAACCGGGTCAGGCCATTCTTTGTGAAAATGTGCGGTTTAATAAAGGTGAAAACGAAAATAATACCGAACTCGCTAAACGGATGGCGGAGTTGTGCGATATTTTTGTTATGGATGCTTTTGCAACGGCACATCGTGCCCAGGCATCCACGGCTGGCGTCGCTGCATACGCAAAATTAGCCTGCGCCGGTCCTTTGCTCATTTCCGAAGTCGAAGCTTTATCGCGCGCCTTAGAAAATCCTCAAAAACCATTGGTCGCTGTGGTAGGCGGCTCAAAAGTTTCAACCAAAATTCATTTGTTAGAAAATTTATTAGATAAAGTCGATCAATTAATCGTAGGCGGTGGTATTGCAAATACCTTTTTAAAAGCGCAGGGCTATTCAATTGGAAAATCGCTCTGTGAAAATGAATGGTTGGACGCGGCTCAGCAATTTTGGGAAAAAGCCGCCGAAAAAAACGTTTCTCTCCCCTTGCCGGTGGATGTTATTGTGGCGGATGAATTGTCAGAAGATGCGAAAGCAACGGTGAAAAATATCGATGCCGTAACCAGTAACGAATCTATTTTCGATGTAGGGCCAAACACTTCGGCAACCTACGCCAAGTTAATGGCGCAAGCGGGCACGATCGTTTGGAACGGGCCCATCGGCGTTTTCGAAATAGAAGCATTTAGTCAAGGAACACGCGCGTTGGCACAAGCCGTTGCAAAAAGTACCGCTTATTCTATAGTGGGGGGTGGAGACACCCTGGCTGCTTTGGATAAATTCAATCTGACCGATCAAATGTCTTACGTCAGTACAGCCGGAGGCGCATTTTTAGAGTTTTTGGAAGGAAAAATACTACCTGCTATTAAAATTTTAACGCAACGAGCAAAAGAGTATGAGCAAAAATAA
- the gap gene encoding type I glyceraldehyde-3-phosphate dehydrogenase, producing MSFNIAINGYGRIGRNILRALYESGKNKDLKIVGINDLGDIKTNAHLTKYDSVHGRFSGEVGVSGNSLVINGDKIEVCAIRNPEELPWRNLEVDLVLECTGLFTSKEKAEAHLKAGAKKVLISAPAGNDVKTIVFGVNENIISSDDEIISNASCTTNCLAPLVKVLNDEIGIERGLMVTVHAYTNDQNLTDSYHKDLHRARAATQSMIPTKTGAAAAVGLVLPELDGKLDGYAIRVPTINVSVIDFTFDAKKLVSASDVNAMMKKAAQGKMKGVLGYNDEPLVSIDFNHDPHSSVFDAGQTRVIDQLVKVVSWYDNEWGFSNRMLDTALAFLKA from the coding sequence ATGTCTTTCAACATCGCTATTAATGGTTATGGCCGCATCGGACGAAACATTTTGCGCGCTTTATATGAGTCAGGAAAAAATAAAGATCTTAAAATCGTAGGGATTAATGATCTCGGTGATATTAAGACAAATGCGCATTTAACTAAATATGATAGTGTGCATGGCCGATTTTCTGGCGAGGTGGGTGTATCTGGCAATAGTCTTGTGATCAATGGCGATAAAATTGAAGTATGCGCGATAAGAAATCCGGAGGAATTGCCTTGGCGTAATTTAGAAGTGGATCTCGTGCTGGAATGCACGGGTCTATTCACCAGCAAAGAAAAAGCAGAAGCGCATTTAAAAGCCGGTGCTAAAAAAGTTTTAATTTCTGCGCCTGCGGGAAATGATGTAAAAACTATTGTATTTGGCGTTAACGAAAATATTATTTCAAGCGATGATGAAATTATTTCAAATGCTTCTTGCACGACCAATTGTTTGGCGCCTTTAGTTAAAGTACTAAACGATGAAATTGGGATTGAGCGTGGGTTAATGGTTACCGTTCACGCTTACACAAACGATCAAAATCTCACGGATAGTTATCACAAAGATTTACATCGCGCTCGCGCTGCTACGCAATCGATGATTCCAACAAAAACGGGGGCGGCGGCAGCGGTGGGATTGGTGTTGCCGGAATTGGATGGAAAGTTGGATGGTTATGCGATTCGCGTGCCAACCATTAACGTGTCGGTCATCGATTTTACTTTTGATGCGAAAAAATTAGTTAGTGCGTCAGACGTCAATGCGATGATGAAAAAAGCGGCGCAAGGGAAAATGAAAGGCGTCCTTGGTTACAATGACGAACCACTGGTTTCAATTGATTTCAATCATGATCCACATTCCTCTGTGTTCGATGCGGGTCAAACCCGTGTGATTGATCAACTCGTAAAAGTTGTTTCTTGGTATGATAACGAGTGGGGATTTTCAAACCGCATGCTAGATACGGCATTGGCTTTTTTGAAAGCTTAA
- the tkt gene encoding transketolase, producing MSQPVGMPMPSRRDCANAIRALAMDAVQKANSGHPGMPMGMADIAEVLWRDFLKFNPANLNWVDRDRFVLSNGHGAMLQYALLHLTGAGLTIEDIKQFRQWHSRTPGHPEFGDTPGVETTTGPLGQGLATGVGMAMAEQMLAATFNRENFPIVDHYTYVFAGDGDLMEGISHEACSLAGTWGLGKLIVFYDDNGISIDGEVSGWFTDDTPKRFEAYHWHVVPNVDGHDPDAILKAIEAAQNVTDKPSLICCKTIIGYGAPILAGKAVTHGAPLGEEEVAGVRKILNWPHPPFEIPEEIYAAWDCKEKGEKNETQWNRLFTEYEKQHPDLAKEFRRRQEKELPEQWEQTGKELLATMQASKENNATRKLSLKCLNTFAPLLPELIGGSADLSESNCTKWTGAIIQGQDNRSGNYIEYGVREFAMTAIMNGMALHGGFIPFAGTFLTFSDYARNAVRLAAMMKAHAIFIYSHDSIGLGEDGPTHQPIEQLPSLRMIPGLHVWRPCDGVETAVAWKKIIEEPGANCLLLTRQTVAHQDRDEKQIAQIVKGGYILWESAANPEVILIASGSEVAVTIEAAKALAKENISVRVVSMPCCELFKKQNTDYRNSVLPPNVKKRVAIEAAHPDYWYQFVGYEGLVIGIDRFGASAPWQVVYREYGFTVENILNVVNQLYK from the coding sequence TTGAGCCAACCAGTAGGAATGCCCATGCCTTCACGCCGAGACTGTGCCAATGCGATTCGTGCGTTGGCGATGGACGCTGTTCAAAAAGCCAATTCAGGGCACCCAGGGATGCCCATGGGGATGGCAGATATTGCCGAAGTTTTGTGGCGGGATTTTTTGAAATTCAATCCCGCTAATCTTAATTGGGTCGATCGCGATCGTTTTGTCTTATCCAATGGTCATGGCGCTATGCTGCAATACGCGTTGCTGCATTTGACCGGGGCCGGTTTAACCATTGAGGATATTAAACAATTTCGTCAATGGCATTCGCGCACTCCCGGCCACCCGGAGTTCGGTGACACCCCGGGTGTGGAGACCACCACTGGGCCTCTGGGCCAAGGGCTAGCCACTGGCGTTGGCATGGCAATGGCTGAGCAAATGCTGGCGGCAACGTTCAATCGCGAAAATTTCCCCATCGTGGATCATTACACTTATGTTTTTGCCGGCGACGGCGATTTAATGGAAGGTATTTCCCACGAGGCGTGTTCGTTAGCGGGGACATGGGGACTTGGCAAATTGATCGTCTTCTACGACGACAATGGGATTTCTATCGACGGTGAAGTCAGCGGTTGGTTCACCGACGATACGCCCAAGCGCTTTGAAGCTTATCATTGGCATGTAGTGCCGAATGTCGACGGTCATGACCCCGATGCAATTTTGAAAGCGATTGAGGCAGCCCAAAACGTAACGGACAAACCCAGTCTCATTTGTTGTAAAACCATCATCGGTTATGGCGCACCCATTTTAGCGGGCAAAGCTGTCACGCATGGGGCCCCCTTAGGCGAAGAAGAAGTCGCTGGGGTTCGTAAAATTTTAAATTGGCCGCATCCGCCTTTTGAAATCCCCGAGGAGATTTATGCAGCGTGGGATTGTAAAGAAAAAGGCGAAAAAAACGAAACGCAATGGAATCGACTGTTTACCGAGTACGAAAAACAGCATCCCGACTTGGCCAAAGAATTTCGTCGGCGGCAAGAAAAAGAGTTGCCGGAACAATGGGAACAAACAGGGAAAGAGTTACTAGCAACGATGCAAGCATCAAAAGAAAATAACGCCACTCGCAAACTTTCTTTAAAATGTTTAAATACATTTGCGCCGTTATTGCCTGAATTAATCGGCGGCTCCGCGGATTTATCTGAATCCAATTGCACTAAATGGACGGGCGCTATTATTCAGGGTCAGGATAATCGTTCGGGAAATTATATCGAATACGGCGTGCGTGAATTCGCCATGACGGCCATAATGAATGGCATGGCGCTGCATGGCGGATTTATTCCCTTCGCGGGGACCTTTTTAACTTTCTCCGATTACGCGCGCAATGCGGTGCGGCTTGCAGCGATGATGAAAGCCCATGCTATTTTCATTTATTCTCACGATTCAATCGGTCTAGGTGAAGACGGACCGACGCACCAGCCGATTGAACAATTGCCTTCACTACGCATGATTCCGGGTCTGCACGTATGGCGCCCGTGCGATGGGGTGGAAACGGCAGTGGCTTGGAAAAAGATAATCGAAGAACCGGGCGCCAATTGCCTTTTATTAACCCGCCAAACGGTCGCTCATCAAGACCGAGACGAAAAACAAATCGCTCAAATTGTCAAAGGCGGTTACATTTTGTGGGAGTCTGCTGCAAATCCCGAGGTTATTTTAATCGCTTCGGGTTCGGAAGTGGCTGTTACGATCGAAGCTGCAAAGGCATTAGCGAAGGAAAATATTTCGGTTCGTGTTGTTTCCATGCCCTGTTGCGAACTATTTAAAAAGCAAAACACCGATTATCGCAACTCGGTATTGCCCCCGAACGTTAAAAAACGAGTAGCCATCGAGGCCGCTCATCCCGATTATTGGTATCAATTTGTGGGTTATGAAGGCCTAGTGATCGGCATTGATCGCTTTGGCGCTTCTGCGCCGTGGCAAGTGGTGTATCGTGAATATGGGTTCACGGTGGAAAATATTCTTAATGTGGTTAATCAACTATATAAATAA
- a CDS encoding IS110-like element IS1111A family transposase, producing the protein MKDIKILGVDIAKDVFQLCGIDEWGKVIYTRRVKRAQYVSTVASLKVGCVVMEACGGANHWYRTFMGMGIPTQLISPQHVKPYVKSNKNDRNDAQAIAEAASRASMRFVQGKTVEQQDVQALLKIRDRLVKSRTALINEIRGLLQEYGLTMARGAKRFYEELPLILASEAVGLTPRMKRVLNCLYTELLNRDEAIGDYEEELKAVAKANEDCQRVQSIPGVGYLTALSVYASVGDIHQFHRSRQLSAFIGLVPRQHSSGNKEVLLGISKRGNVMLRTLLIHGARALLRHVKNKTDKKSLWLKALIERRGMNRACVALANKNAPIIWALLTRQETYRCGA; encoded by the coding sequence ATGAAAGATATTAAAATACTGGGTGTTGATATTGCAAAAGATGTTTTTCAACTGTGTGGAATTGATGAGTGGGGTAAAGTGATCTACACGAGACGGGTTAAGCGTGCTCAGTATGTATCCACCGTAGCCAGTCTTAAGGTGGGCTGCGTGGTGATGGAAGCGTGTGGAGGAGCGAACCATTGGTATCGGACGTTTATGGGGATGGGTATCCCAACGCAGTTGATCAGTCCGCAGCACGTCAAACCGTATGTCAAAAGTAACAAGAATGATCGTAACGATGCGCAGGCGATAGCTGAAGCGGCTTCCCGCGCCTCGATGCGGTTTGTGCAGGGTAAAACGGTGGAACAACAAGACGTTCAAGCGCTGTTAAAGATACGCGATCGTTTAGTCAAAAGCCGCACGGCGCTGATCAATGAGATTCGGGGGTTGTTGCAAGAATACGGACTCACGATGGCGCGTGGTGCCAAGCGATTTTATGAAGAGCTCCCGTTGATTTTAGCGAGCGAAGCGGTGGGATTAACACCGCGGATGAAACGGGTGTTGAATTGTTTGTATACCGAATTGTTGAACCGGGACGAAGCGATTGGTGATTACGAGGAGGAATTAAAAGCGGTGGCAAAAGCCAATGAGGATTGTCAACGGGTACAGAGCATCCCGGGGGTGGGTTATTTAACGGCGCTCTCGGTTTATGCGAGCGTGGGTGACATTCATCAATTTCATCGTTCCCGGCAGTTGTCGGCGTTTATTGGGTTGGTCCCTCGACAACATTCGAGTGGGAATAAGGAGGTGTTGTTGGGGATTAGTAAACGCGGCAATGTGATGTTAAGGACGTTATTGATTCATGGCGCCCGTGCGCTATTGCGTCATGTAAAAAATAAAACGGATAAAAAGAGTCTGTGGTTAAAAGCACTCATTGAGCGCCGCGGAATGAATCGCGCTTGTGTGGCGTTAGCGAATAAAAATGCGCCGATCATTTGGGCGCTTTTAACACGCCAAGAAACGTATCGCTGTGGCGCCTAA